A stretch of the uncultured Trichococcus sp. genome encodes the following:
- a CDS encoding solute carrier family 23 protein, which produces MAINQKPLLLDVDEKPEVLKGILLSFQHVFAMFGATILVPLILGMPVSIALFASGIGTLIYQVATKAKVPVYLGSSFAYITAMAVAMEQMGGDIKAAQTGVVMVGLVYVLIAGLVKVLGTKWIDKLLPPIVIGPMIMVIGLGLASSAVTNAGFVADGDIRHIIVAIATFLITSFINTKGKGFFKIIPFLIGIIGGYVIALFMGLVDFQPVLDAKWFELPGFYLPFETPWFGSYDLYFGPETLAIIPVALVTISEHIGDHTVLGKICNRQFLKDPGLSRTLIGDGVATAVSAFIGGPANTTYGENTGVIGMTRIASVSVIRNAAFIAIGLSFFGKFTALISTIPTSVLGGMSILLYGVIASNGLKVLIEEQIDFNHVRNLIIASSMLVLGLGGAVLDIAGIVTLSGTALSAIAGIILNLVLPHEEAYNPKHPIHKKEEHKHNH; this is translated from the coding sequence ATGGCAATCAACCAGAAACCGTTATTATTGGACGTGGATGAAAAACCGGAAGTGCTGAAAGGCATTCTGTTGAGTTTTCAGCACGTCTTTGCAATGTTTGGAGCAACAATATTAGTTCCGCTTATTTTAGGAATGCCTGTCTCGATCGCTTTGTTCGCGAGTGGAATCGGCACGCTGATTTACCAGGTGGCAACAAAAGCGAAAGTTCCCGTTTATCTGGGTTCCTCATTCGCCTACATCACGGCTATGGCTGTAGCGATGGAACAAATGGGCGGCGACATTAAAGCCGCACAGACAGGTGTCGTCATGGTGGGACTTGTCTATGTCCTGATCGCCGGACTTGTCAAAGTGCTTGGCACAAAATGGATCGACAAATTACTGCCGCCGATCGTCATCGGACCGATGATCATGGTCATCGGTTTGGGCCTGGCTTCATCTGCGGTAACCAATGCTGGTTTCGTGGCTGACGGCGATATCCGTCACATCATCGTGGCGATTGCAACCTTCCTGATCACCTCGTTCATCAATACGAAAGGGAAAGGTTTCTTCAAAATCATTCCTTTCCTGATCGGAATCATCGGGGGTTACGTCATTGCGCTTTTCATGGGTTTGGTCGATTTCCAACCTGTGTTGGATGCTAAGTGGTTCGAACTTCCAGGTTTCTATCTACCGTTCGAAACGCCATGGTTCGGTTCCTACGACCTGTATTTCGGCCCAGAAACGTTGGCCATCATCCCAGTCGCATTAGTGACCATTTCGGAACATATCGGTGACCACACTGTCTTGGGCAAAATCTGTAACCGTCAATTCTTGAAGGATCCGGGTCTTTCCCGCACACTTATCGGCGACGGTGTGGCGACTGCTGTGTCGGCATTCATCGGCGGACCGGCGAATACGACATACGGTGAGAACACCGGTGTCATCGGAATGACGCGTATCGCATCCGTATCCGTCATCCGCAATGCCGCCTTCATTGCAATCGGCTTGAGCTTCTTCGGGAAATTCACGGCACTGATTTCAACCATCCCGACTTCCGTTTTGGGCGGGATGTCGATCCTGCTGTATGGTGTCATCGCCAGCAACGGTCTGAAAGTACTTATCGAAGAACAGATCGACTTCAATCATGTCCGCAACCTGATCATCGCCAGTTCGATGCTGGTGCTTGGCTTGGGTGGAGCGGTTCTGGATATCGCGGGCATCGTTACCTTGTCAGGGACAGCTTTGAGCGCGATTGCCGGCATCATCCTGAATTTGGTTCTGCCGCATGAAGAAGCCTACAATCCAAAGCATCCGATTCATAAAAAAGAAGAGCACAAACACAACCATTAA
- a CDS encoding cob(I)yrinic acid a,c-diamide adenosyltransferase, with translation MKYNIYTRTGDKGNTRIGGGKALPKNAERIEAFGALDGLNSWFGLVRTKNDCGEDIQEDMALIQQFLFDCSSDLSTPKGHREYKLAQDHINWLERKIDGYSEEPEETQYFIIPGGTELASWFHILRTTTRDAERRIVTFMESEPDEVNPFVLKFINRLSDYLFVVARVANSRKGVPDVPYERSEKVFRISGEQGSSKG, from the coding sequence ATGAAATACAACATCTACACACGCACCGGCGATAAAGGCAACACACGCATCGGAGGGGGAAAAGCCCTTCCGAAAAATGCCGAAAGGATCGAAGCTTTCGGTGCGCTGGATGGTCTGAACTCATGGTTTGGCTTGGTCCGGACTAAGAATGATTGCGGCGAGGACATCCAGGAGGACATGGCGCTCATCCAGCAGTTCCTGTTCGATTGTTCCTCAGATCTCTCGACCCCCAAAGGACACAGGGAGTACAAGCTTGCGCAGGATCACATCAATTGGCTGGAGCGGAAAATCGACGGATACAGCGAAGAACCGGAAGAGACCCAGTACTTCATCATACCGGGCGGAACGGAACTGGCAAGCTGGTTCCATATTTTGCGGACCACTACCCGGGATGCGGAACGCCGGATCGTCACTTTCATGGAGTCTGAACCGGATGAAGTGAATCCGTTCGTTCTGAAGTTCATCAACCGACTTTCAGACTATCTGTTTGTCGTCGCCCGGGTCGCCAATTCCCGTAAAGGCGTTCCTGACGTTCCGTACGAACGCAGCGAAAAGGTGTTCCGTATTTCCGGAGAACAGGGCAGTTCCAAGGGGTAG
- a CDS encoding peptidase U32 family protein yields MIELIATAESVAQAKELVDCGVDILYIGEDEYGLRLPYSFTREEQREVIAYAHEKGAQVSAAVNAIFHNDRINQVAEYLTFLREAEVDSITLGDPGVVQVMREQDLFIPYRYDAQVMVTSSGQINFWAKRGAVGSVLAREVPFEEMKKLIPGALVPVEVLVYGATCIHQSKRNLLENYFNFIEKEEAVNKERGLFISEPKKVDSHYSIYQDRNGTHIFANNDLDLMPHLGELTAIGVSQWMLDGLFTPGENFVAIAKLFVEAREALAEGNWTEALAERLDAELHALHPANRELDSGFYSKDPNEVV; encoded by the coding sequence ATGATCGAGCTGATTGCAACAGCCGAGTCAGTAGCGCAAGCCAAGGAATTGGTGGATTGCGGTGTAGATATACTATATATAGGAGAGGATGAATACGGCCTTCGTTTGCCGTATTCCTTCACCAGAGAGGAACAGCGCGAGGTCATTGCCTATGCGCACGAGAAAGGCGCGCAGGTCAGTGCCGCAGTGAACGCGATCTTCCATAACGATCGGATCAATCAAGTGGCCGAATATCTGACTTTTCTGCGTGAAGCGGAAGTCGACAGCATCACGTTGGGCGACCCTGGCGTAGTGCAGGTGATGCGGGAACAGGATTTGTTCATCCCTTACCGTTATGACGCACAAGTCATGGTGACTTCAAGCGGACAGATCAATTTCTGGGCGAAAAGGGGAGCGGTTGGTTCCGTGCTGGCCCGTGAAGTGCCTTTCGAGGAAATGAAGAAATTGATTCCGGGCGCTTTGGTTCCGGTCGAAGTATTGGTGTACGGTGCCACTTGCATCCATCAATCGAAACGCAACCTGCTTGAAAATTATTTCAATTTCATCGAGAAAGAGGAAGCTGTGAACAAAGAACGCGGATTGTTCATCTCGGAGCCGAAAAAAGTGGATTCCCATTATTCCATCTATCAGGACCGCAACGGGACGCATATCTTCGCCAACAATGACCTTGATCTGATGCCTCATCTGGGGGAACTGACGGCTATCGGCGTTTCGCAATGGATGCTGGATGGCTTGTTCACCCCGGGAGAAAATTTTGTCGCCATCGCGAAGCTGTTCGTTGAGGCGCGCGAAGCCCTCGCGGAAGGGAACTGGACGGAAGCATTGGCGGAACGTTTGGATGCCGAACTGCACGCTCTGCATCCCGCCAACCGTGAGCTGGATTCCGGATTCTATTCCAAGGATCCGAACGAAGTCGTCTGA
- a CDS encoding cation-translocating P-type ATPase: MAAKQNVDHPHNNKPGGASLASYQKSLETIFSETGSTREGLNGETVKNKQAENGFNELDTKEKDSVLKLFIETFRDAMVMVLLTVATIQMVMGHAAESLIIFAVLMINAIVSVIQTRKAEGSLDALKSLSAPMAKVKRAGVKLTVPARELVVGDIVSLDAGDYVPADGRLFEASSLKVDEGMLTGESIPAEKGVMDIDGAVPVGDRFNMVHSGTLTVYGRGEFIVTGISNDTEIGKVANLLENALAKQTPLQKGLEHFSKKLGVGILMLSVFIFGIQFIRMMAEGTTDMGSGILSAFMFAVAVAVAAIPEALQSIVTIVLSIGTKKMAKQNAIIRKLPAVETLGSTSIIATDKTGTLTQNKMTIVDYYLANGQSGSFNNQPQTWSSDEQRLMQVAVLANDASINMDGHEVGDPTEVAMIAFSNKINQPYDELRKAYPREAELPFDSERKLMSTVHTIAGERMLLTKGGPDVVFGRSTKVLIGGEVVTLTKEILEDIKEQNEHFSDRALRVLAFAYRPLGEKETLDFDAEHDLILIGLMAMIDPPREEVYVAVAEAKIAGIKTVMITGDHKTTARAIARDIGIAEEEDLALTGQELDNLSDMDLDGILERVSVYARVSPENKIRIVRAWQKKGHVTAMTGDGVNDAPALKQADIGIAMGSGTDVAKEAAAMVLADDNFVSIVSAVGVGRNVYDNIKKAIAYLFSGNLGAIIAIITALLMDWVNPFTALQLLFINLVNDSIPAIALGMEKGEPDVMSRKPRDPNEGIFSGDTLISVIYRGGLIGVAVILSQFIGLSFSAEISVAMAFSTLIIARTLQTFPARSNSQTAIGAGFFSNKYVLYAVAFCSTLYAATLLPAVRGIFSIPADFGLVHFGMAAGLALIAVALMEATKLIIKRVRH, from the coding sequence ATGGCAGCAAAACAGAATGTTGACCACCCGCATAATAACAAACCTGGAGGGGCTTCATTGGCGTCATACCAGAAGAGTCTGGAAACGATTTTTTCGGAAACAGGAAGCACCCGGGAAGGGCTGAATGGGGAAACCGTCAAAAACAAGCAGGCGGAAAACGGGTTTAATGAACTTGATACGAAAGAGAAGGATTCTGTCCTGAAGCTCTTTATTGAGACGTTCAGGGATGCCATGGTCATGGTATTACTGACTGTCGCTACCATTCAAATGGTCATGGGGCATGCAGCGGAATCATTGATCATTTTCGCAGTTCTGATGATCAATGCGATTGTCAGCGTTATCCAGACAAGGAAAGCAGAAGGCTCACTGGATGCATTGAAGAGCTTGTCCGCTCCGATGGCAAAAGTTAAAAGGGCCGGCGTGAAGCTGACTGTTCCTGCTAGGGAATTGGTTGTTGGAGACATCGTCAGCCTGGATGCTGGTGATTATGTTCCTGCAGATGGCCGACTGTTTGAAGCCAGTTCGCTCAAGGTGGATGAAGGGATGCTGACCGGTGAATCCATCCCTGCCGAAAAGGGAGTAATGGATATCGATGGGGCAGTTCCGGTAGGTGATCGCTTCAATATGGTCCATAGCGGGACGCTTACCGTGTACGGCCGGGGAGAATTCATCGTTACCGGTATTTCCAACGACACCGAAATCGGTAAGGTGGCGAACTTACTGGAAAATGCGCTGGCTAAGCAAACGCCTCTACAGAAGGGGCTGGAGCATTTCAGTAAAAAATTGGGAGTGGGCATCCTGATGCTTTCCGTATTTATTTTCGGAATCCAGTTCATCCGTATGATGGCGGAAGGCACGACGGATATGGGGTCCGGCATACTGAGCGCCTTCATGTTCGCCGTCGCCGTGGCGGTTGCTGCGATTCCGGAAGCTTTGCAGTCGATTGTGACGATTGTCCTTTCGATCGGGACGAAAAAGATGGCCAAACAAAACGCGATTATCCGTAAATTGCCTGCAGTCGAAACTTTGGGATCGACCAGCATCATCGCCACCGATAAGACCGGAACTTTGACGCAGAACAAGATGACGATTGTAGACTATTATTTGGCGAACGGCCAATCCGGCAGTTTCAATAATCAGCCGCAGACCTGGTCATCCGATGAGCAGCGATTGATGCAGGTCGCCGTCTTGGCCAATGATGCCAGCATCAATATGGACGGACACGAGGTGGGGGATCCCACGGAAGTAGCCATGATTGCCTTCAGCAACAAAATCAATCAGCCATACGATGAGTTAAGGAAAGCTTATCCGCGTGAAGCGGAGTTGCCTTTCGATTCGGAACGGAAACTGATGTCAACGGTCCATACGATCGCCGGGGAACGCATGTTGCTGACGAAAGGCGGCCCTGATGTGGTGTTCGGGCGCAGTACCAAAGTTTTGATCGGCGGAGAAGTGGTGACGCTGACGAAGGAAATATTGGAAGACATCAAGGAACAGAACGAGCATTTTTCGGATCGTGCCTTGCGCGTATTGGCTTTCGCCTATCGGCCGCTTGGGGAAAAAGAGACGCTCGATTTCGATGCGGAGCATGATCTGATTCTGATCGGACTTATGGCGATGATTGATCCACCGCGTGAAGAGGTTTATGTAGCTGTTGCGGAAGCCAAGATAGCAGGCATCAAGACGGTGATGATCACCGGCGACCACAAAACGACGGCACGCGCGATTGCCCGCGATATCGGGATTGCGGAAGAGGAGGACCTTGCTTTGACCGGACAGGAGCTGGACAACCTAAGCGATATGGATTTGGATGGCATTTTGGAACGGGTATCCGTCTATGCCCGGGTATCTCCTGAGAACAAAATTCGGATTGTCCGAGCGTGGCAGAAGAAAGGCCATGTCACTGCGATGACTGGAGATGGAGTGAACGATGCTCCGGCGTTGAAGCAAGCTGATATCGGCATCGCCATGGGTAGTGGAACAGATGTTGCCAAAGAGGCGGCGGCTATGGTGCTGGCCGACGATAATTTCGTTTCCATCGTCAGCGCGGTCGGAGTCGGCCGGAACGTCTATGACAATATCAAGAAAGCCATCGCCTACCTTTTTTCGGGCAACTTGGGGGCGATCATCGCCATCATCACGGCGTTGCTGATGGATTGGGTGAATCCTTTTACTGCTCTGCAGTTGTTGTTCATCAACTTGGTCAACGACTCGATTCCTGCAATTGCTTTGGGGATGGAGAAGGGTGAGCCTGATGTGATGTCCCGCAAGCCGAGAGATCCAAATGAGGGCATCTTTTCCGGTGATACGCTCATTTCGGTCATCTATCGCGGGGGACTGATCGGGGTGGCTGTCATCCTTTCGCAATTCATCGGGCTGAGTTTTTCTGCCGAAATCAGTGTGGCGATGGCCTTCTCCACCTTGATCATTGCGCGTACTTTGCAGACTTTCCCTGCGCGATCTAATTCCCAGACAGCCATCGGGGCAGGTTTCTTTTCGAACAAATATGTCCTTTATGCTGTAGCTTTCTGCAGCACATTGTATGCAGCGACTTTGTTGCCGGCGGTACGCGGCATCTTCTCGATACCGGCAGACTTCGGCCTCGTGCATTTCGGGATGGCGGCAGGGTTGGCCTTGATCGCGGTCGCATTGATGGAAGCGACGAAGCTGATCATCAAACGAGTAAGGCACTGA
- a CDS encoding U32 family peptidase: protein MRTITKKPEVLAPGGTLEKLKTAIHYGADAVYIGGEAYGLRSRAGNFDYSEMAEAVAFAHSHGSKVYVAANMVTHEGNEEGAGEFFRTIRDIGIDAVLISDPALMEIAVTDAPGLPIHLSTQASATNYQTLNFWASEGLERVVLAREVSMAEIQEMNEKTDVEIEAFVHGAMCISYSGRCVLSNHMSNRDANRGGCAQSCRWKYGLFDMPLLGQQNPVGAGEEGIEEKFSMSAVDLSMLEHLPDLIESGVDSLKIEGRMKSIHYVSTVVNVYRKAVDAYCADPDHYELKQEWVDELWKVAQRELATGFFYKDPTEDEQLFGQRRKIPRYGFVGQVMAYDPETQMATIQQRNNFGVGDEIEFYGPGLRHNKLTVEAIWNELDEAIDRAPNAMMIVKMKVPFAVERFDMIRKKK, encoded by the coding sequence ATGCGAACAATAACAAAGAAGCCCGAGGTCTTGGCCCCGGGCGGAACATTGGAAAAATTGAAGACAGCCATCCACTACGGAGCTGATGCCGTCTATATCGGCGGAGAAGCATACGGGTTGCGCAGCCGCGCAGGCAACTTCGACTATTCGGAGATGGCGGAAGCGGTCGCTTTTGCGCATAGCCATGGTTCGAAAGTCTACGTCGCCGCGAATATGGTCACCCATGAAGGCAACGAGGAAGGCGCTGGCGAATTCTTCCGCACAATCCGCGATATCGGCATCGATGCGGTCCTGATTTCGGATCCCGCGCTGATGGAAATCGCCGTGACCGACGCACCCGGCTTGCCGATCCATTTGTCGACACAGGCATCAGCGACCAACTACCAGACGCTCAACTTCTGGGCGAGCGAAGGGTTGGAACGTGTCGTTTTGGCCCGTGAAGTATCGATGGCAGAAATTCAGGAAATGAACGAGAAGACCGATGTCGAAATCGAAGCCTTCGTCCATGGGGCGATGTGCATCTCCTACTCGGGCCGTTGTGTCCTCTCCAACCACATGTCGAACCGTGATGCCAACCGCGGAGGCTGCGCACAGTCTTGCCGTTGGAAATACGGCCTGTTCGATATGCCATTGTTGGGGCAACAGAACCCTGTAGGTGCCGGCGAAGAAGGCATCGAAGAGAAATTTTCCATGAGCGCAGTCGACTTGTCGATGCTGGAGCACTTGCCCGACCTGATCGAGAGCGGCGTCGACAGCCTGAAAATCGAAGGGCGCATGAAATCGATCCATTACGTGTCTACCGTCGTCAACGTCTACCGCAAAGCCGTGGATGCCTATTGCGCCGATCCGGACCATTACGAATTGAAGCAGGAATGGGTGGATGAACTGTGGAAAGTCGCGCAGCGTGAATTGGCGACCGGTTTCTTCTACAAGGATCCGACTGAGGATGAACAGCTCTTCGGTCAGCGCCGCAAAATCCCGCGTTACGGTTTCGTCGGCCAAGTGATGGCTTACGATCCGGAAACGCAGATGGCCACGATTCAGCAACGGAACAATTTCGGTGTCGGGGACGAAATCGAATTCTACGGTCCTGGCCTACGCCACAACAAACTGACTGTGGAAGCCATCTGGAACGAACTGGATGAAGCAATCGACCGTGCACCCAACGCCATGATGATCGTGAAGATGAAAGTTCCTTTCGCGGTCGAGCGTTTTGACATGATCCGCAAAAAGAAATAG
- a CDS encoding MFS transporter produces the protein MRDIIHLLLYVPSGIILIDYGLHAGPGKSGSEISFVLILSNIIALIIQGLIGYSNEKWGTHKTVTIYILISSVISCGLFFFTGNWLFGIVYGLANAITLGLAPLFDVLAANSPYKFGQIRLWGTIGYAAGQQISGIIYDFVSPKSIFVLYLVCYLSSILFLYLLPKPAQPIDSAKDLSEKKDEASGGNTFKNIFQNKLFITYLLLAFIIFGTNTVNTSYLPLLLTDTGAPVALVSTTLTVALFAEVIAMAFSHRFMDHFTNKQLLLAILFLSGTEYLINFLSDDFLVLSIATVLTKFFASGTFIMLNLKMVSTLLNRKLIATGTAVVAMLSRNIGTIFFQLMAGPIIDQIGLNYLYLLLFVFTVIAAVITLLFKVPAQPKERLFS, from the coding sequence ATACGTGATATTATTCATCTTCTACTTTATGTCCCTAGCGGCATTATCCTCATTGATTACGGTCTACATGCGGGGCCTGGGAAAAGCGGTTCGGAAATTTCATTCGTCCTTATCCTTTCAAACATAATCGCACTCATCATCCAAGGTCTTATCGGTTATTCGAATGAAAAATGGGGAACACACAAAACCGTTACCATTTATATCCTGATTTCTTCCGTCATCAGCTGCGGCCTCTTTTTCTTCACCGGCAACTGGCTCTTCGGGATCGTGTATGGCTTGGCGAACGCCATCACTTTGGGGCTTGCGCCTCTGTTCGATGTGCTTGCAGCCAACAGCCCTTACAAATTCGGCCAGATTCGCCTCTGGGGGACAATCGGCTATGCGGCCGGGCAACAGATTTCCGGGATCATCTACGATTTTGTATCCCCGAAATCCATTTTCGTGCTGTATCTTGTCTGCTATCTTTCCAGCATCCTGTTCTTGTATCTGTTGCCCAAACCGGCTCAACCGATTGACTCTGCAAAGGATTTGTCAGAAAAGAAGGATGAAGCTTCCGGAGGCAACACGTTCAAGAACATCTTCCAGAACAAGCTTTTCATCACCTATCTGCTTTTGGCGTTCATCATTTTCGGCACGAACACAGTCAACACCAGTTATCTGCCGTTGCTTTTGACCGATACGGGCGCTCCAGTCGCACTTGTCAGCACGACCCTGACAGTGGCTCTGTTTGCGGAAGTCATCGCGATGGCTTTTTCGCATCGTTTCATGGACCATTTCACGAACAAACAGCTTCTGCTGGCTATTCTGTTCCTGTCCGGAACAGAATACCTGATCAATTTCCTATCGGATGACTTTTTGGTGCTTTCGATAGCGACTGTCCTGACCAAGTTCTTCGCTTCTGGAACCTTCATCATGCTGAACCTCAAGATGGTCTCCACCTTGTTGAACCGGAAACTGATCGCCACCGGAACAGCAGTCGTCGCCATGCTTTCCAGAAACATCGGCACCATCTTCTTCCAGTTGATGGCCGGCCCCATCATCGATCAAATCGGACTGAATTACCTTTATCTGCTCCTTTTCGTCTTTACGGTCATCGCTGCGGTGATCACCTTGCTGTTCAAAGTACCGGCTCAGCCGAAAGAACGACTCTTTTCTTGA
- a CDS encoding serine hydrolase domain-containing protein: MYPETQKKISEMLEDAVFPGATYTFIEKDKAETRLVGSAAILPEPETLREGMLYDLASLTKVIVTTTLLLQLHEEGRVRFEDPVQVYLPAFPSGAVTIRHLLTHTSDLQGYIKNRDALSAEQLAAALIALEPAENLGKKVVYTDTGLILAGFIIERLTGKTVAENFEERIKQPLAMTESSYDPTDPVDCIPTQNHPTRGVIRGRAHDPKALVLGGHCGSAGLFAPMQDLIRFAQMLLHFGEWEGQRILRKETVQALLRDWGNVPGQPRSLGWNLFKERDDLVLWHTGYTGTFMILDPNRQRAFILLSNRVHLKDHRPEWIAVRDDLIAIYLKESREGKIG; encoded by the coding sequence ATGTATCCAGAAACCCAAAAGAAAATCTCCGAGATGCTGGAAGATGCTGTTTTTCCCGGAGCGACCTACACCTTCATCGAAAAGGATAAAGCGGAAACCCGGCTGGTCGGATCGGCGGCGATACTGCCTGAGCCGGAAACCTTGAGGGAGGGCATGCTCTATGATTTGGCGTCTTTGACGAAAGTGATCGTCACAACGACGCTCCTGCTGCAGCTCCATGAAGAAGGGAGAGTCCGCTTTGAAGATCCGGTACAGGTTTATCTGCCGGCATTTCCTTCTGGTGCGGTGACGATCCGGCACCTGCTGACGCACACGTCCGATCTGCAAGGCTACATCAAAAACCGCGATGCGCTGTCGGCTGAACAACTCGCCGCCGCCCTGATCGCCCTTGAACCGGCAGAAAACCTCGGAAAAAAAGTGGTTTATACCGACACCGGCTTGATCCTTGCGGGCTTCATCATCGAGAGGCTGACCGGAAAAACGGTAGCCGAAAACTTTGAGGAACGCATCAAGCAGCCGCTGGCTATGACGGAAAGCAGCTACGATCCGACCGATCCGGTGGATTGCATTCCGACGCAAAACCATCCGACCAGAGGGGTGATCCGCGGCAGGGCGCATGACCCCAAAGCGCTGGTTTTGGGTGGACATTGCGGAAGCGCTGGCTTGTTTGCGCCGATGCAGGATCTGATTCGTTTCGCCCAAATGCTGCTGCATTTCGGGGAATGGGAGGGCCAACGTATTTTGCGGAAAGAGACTGTCCAAGCTTTGCTTCGGGATTGGGGGAATGTCCCGGGCCAGCCACGCTCCTTGGGGTGGAACCTGTTTAAGGAGAGGGACGATTTGGTGTTGTGGCATACCGGCTATACCGGAACGTTTATGATCTTGGATCCGAACCGGCAAAGAGCGTTCATATTGCTCTCGAACCGGGTCCACCTCAAAGACCACAGGCCGGAATGGATAGCGGTCCGCGACGATCTGATCGCCATCTACCTGAAGGAATCACGTGAGGGGAAAATAGGATAA
- a CDS encoding NAD(P)H-hydrate dehydratase: MKKLINSQQMKKIDAFTIDEIGIPALVLMENAANQVVSAMEERISKEDIILVICGSGNNGGDGMAAARILLNHGFQVDVFLIGERDKLSAESKKQLDIIENLDMVIWDDVSEINFKGYTVLVDAIFGIGLDRPTEGQYAETIQLMNAFQGYVFAVDIPSGISADNGQVLGTAVRADVTITFGIEKIGHLLYPGSLHTGKLIVSDIGFPPNAMDVISSNVLFYDESDLFSLPRRAAYSNKGTYGRVVIIAGSANMSGAAFLSAKAAYRTGAGLVQIITPDDNRTILQMQLPEAILTTYPPNGLDQESERLKIIAALSCADAIVLGPGIGKSHAARTIVDLVLENSQIPLIIDADALNILSDRFNDASLPGKDSHARIKAVSQAIPAGSILTPHLKELARLLDQDLAEIKADLLGSADFCTAESDLTFVMKDARTVVAHQDERFINATGNNGMATGGSGDALTGIIAGLLAQGLVPSEAAKLGVYVHGLAGDIAAQEKSEYSLMASDLIEALPAVLR, translated from the coding sequence ATGAAAAAACTTATCAACAGCCAACAGATGAAAAAAATCGACGCCTTTACGATTGATGAGATCGGCATACCAGCCTTGGTATTGATGGAAAATGCGGCGAATCAGGTCGTCTCGGCCATGGAAGAACGTATTTCAAAAGAAGATATCATCTTGGTGATCTGTGGTTCAGGCAACAACGGCGGCGATGGAATGGCGGCAGCCCGAATTTTGTTGAACCACGGCTTCCAAGTCGACGTATTCTTAATCGGCGAACGCGACAAATTGTCCGCTGAGTCCAAAAAACAACTCGACATCATCGAAAACTTGGACATGGTCATCTGGGATGACGTCAGCGAAATCAATTTCAAAGGCTATACCGTCCTGGTCGATGCGATTTTCGGCATCGGACTGGATAGACCGACAGAAGGGCAATACGCGGAGACCATCCAACTCATGAACGCATTCCAGGGATATGTCTTTGCCGTCGACATCCCATCCGGCATCTCCGCCGACAATGGACAAGTGCTGGGAACCGCTGTCCGGGCCGATGTGACCATCACTTTCGGAATCGAAAAAATCGGCCACTTGCTTTATCCCGGTTCTTTGCACACAGGAAAACTGATCGTCAGCGACATCGGTTTCCCGCCAAACGCGATGGATGTCATTTCTTCGAATGTACTGTTTTATGATGAGAGCGATCTTTTTTCGTTGCCAAGGCGCGCGGCCTACTCGAACAAAGGCACTTACGGCCGGGTCGTGATCATCGCCGGATCCGCCAACATGAGCGGCGCTGCTTTCCTTTCGGCAAAAGCCGCCTATCGCACCGGCGCCGGACTTGTCCAGATCATCACACCGGATGATAACCGCACCATTCTTCAGATGCAGCTGCCTGAAGCCATCCTGACGACTTACCCGCCGAATGGATTGGATCAGGAAAGTGAACGGCTGAAAATCATCGCGGCGTTGTCCTGCGCTGATGCGATCGTCCTCGGACCCGGAATCGGGAAATCACATGCAGCCCGCACGATAGTCGATCTGGTTCTCGAAAACAGTCAAATCCCTTTGATCATCGATGCGGATGCCTTGAACATCCTTTCCGATCGCTTCAACGACGCTTCGTTACCGGGGAAAGATTCCCATGCCCGCATCAAAGCTGTATCGCAAGCCATTCCGGCGGGAAGCATCCTTACTCCTCATTTGAAGGAACTGGCGCGTCTTCTGGATCAGGATCTTGCGGAAATAAAAGCGGATCTCTTAGGCTCTGCGGACTTTTGCACGGCCGAATCGGATCTGACTTTCGTCATGAAGGATGCCCGGACTGTAGTGGCCCATCAGGATGAGCGTTTCATCAACGCGACCGGCAACAACGGCATGGCGACGGGCGGTTCTGGCGATGCCCTGACCGGTATCATCGCCGGCTTGTTGGCCCAAGGCTTGGTCCCTTCCGAGGCGGCCAAACTGGGTGTCTATGTTCATGGTTTGGCTGGCGATATCGCAGCCCAGGAAAAATCCGAATACAGCTTGATGGCCTCTGATCTCATCGAAGCTTTGCCGGCGGTATTGCGCTGA